In the genome of Myxococcus stipitatus, one region contains:
- a CDS encoding DUF885 domain-containing protein gives MLSSDAEAKKPDAAATKALRTLIEQDWQYQLERSPTYASVQGDRRWNTRWDDLSLAALEADQRHSRGVLEKLKKVDRARLSAEDRLNLDLLQKEHETWVEEYGFGWYLFPTNQVGGIPEGIRQPPGLQTAYQLADALRFETVKDYEDWIARLNGFGTYVDQVIALMREGVRQHKVHPKAIVQRIPPQFEKQLVEDPAKSGFYTPFHRFPAKLSAADQQRLAAAGRKAVQDGVLPALRRFHQFLVKEYLPAAPEAVGVWQLENGEALYAFLARKFTTTPLTPDEIHSLGLSEVKRIRGEMEAIMKRTGFQGSLAEFFQFVRTDPRFYHRTGDELLLHYRALSKRIDPLLVRLFKTLPRQPYAVEPTPEAMAPDVTTGFYYPGSSDGSRPGTYLVNLYRPETRPRWEMVPLTLHEAVPGHHLQTSLATEQLDLPDFRRYGYYVAYGEGWALYCETLGDELGLYADPYDKFGQLSYDMWRAVRLVVDTGMHVKRWTRQQALDYFMENAPRQALDITNEVDRYIAWPGQALAYKVGQLRIREMRTRAEQTLGERFDVREFHDVVLLGGSLPLDVLERKVDAWVAGHGPAGK, from the coding sequence ATGCTCTCATCGGATGCCGAGGCGAAGAAGCCGGATGCCGCCGCCACGAAGGCGCTGCGCACCCTCATCGAGCAGGATTGGCAGTACCAGCTCGAGCGAAGTCCCACGTATGCCTCGGTGCAGGGCGACCGGCGCTGGAACACGCGCTGGGATGACCTGAGCCTCGCGGCGCTCGAAGCGGACCAGCGGCACTCGCGTGGTGTGCTGGAGAAGCTGAAGAAGGTGGACCGCGCGCGGCTGTCCGCGGAGGACCGGCTCAACCTGGACCTGCTCCAGAAGGAGCACGAGACGTGGGTGGAGGAGTACGGCTTCGGCTGGTACCTGTTTCCCACGAACCAGGTGGGCGGCATCCCCGAGGGCATCCGTCAACCCCCGGGCCTGCAGACGGCGTATCAGCTCGCGGACGCGCTGCGCTTCGAGACGGTGAAGGACTACGAGGACTGGATTGCCCGGCTGAATGGCTTCGGGACCTACGTGGACCAGGTCATCGCGCTGATGCGCGAGGGCGTGCGTCAGCACAAGGTGCACCCCAAGGCCATCGTCCAGCGGATTCCCCCGCAGTTCGAGAAGCAGCTGGTGGAGGACCCGGCGAAGAGCGGCTTCTACACGCCGTTCCATCGCTTCCCCGCGAAGCTGTCCGCGGCCGACCAGCAGCGACTGGCGGCGGCGGGGCGCAAGGCGGTCCAGGACGGTGTGCTGCCCGCGCTGCGGCGCTTCCACCAGTTCCTCGTGAAGGAATACCTGCCCGCCGCGCCGGAGGCCGTGGGCGTGTGGCAGCTGGAGAATGGCGAGGCGCTGTATGCCTTCCTCGCGCGCAAGTTCACCACCACGCCGCTGACGCCCGACGAGATTCACTCGCTGGGCTTGTCGGAGGTGAAGCGCATCCGCGGGGAGATGGAAGCCATCATGAAGCGGACGGGCTTCCAGGGCTCGCTCGCGGAGTTCTTCCAGTTCGTGCGGACCGACCCGCGCTTCTACCACCGCACGGGCGACGAGCTGCTGCTGCACTACCGGGCCCTGTCGAAGCGCATCGACCCGCTGCTGGTGCGTCTGTTCAAGACGCTGCCCCGGCAGCCTTACGCGGTGGAGCCCACGCCGGAGGCCATGGCCCCGGACGTGACGACGGGCTTCTACTACCCGGGGTCCTCGGATGGCTCGCGGCCGGGCACGTACCTGGTGAACCTCTATCGTCCAGAGACGCGGCCTCGCTGGGAGATGGTGCCGCTGACGCTGCATGAGGCGGTGCCCGGGCACCACCTCCAGACGTCGCTGGCCACCGAGCAGTTGGACCTGCCGGACTTCCGCCGCTACGGGTACTACGTGGCGTATGGCGAGGGCTGGGCGCTGTACTGCGAGACGCTCGGCGATGAGCTGGGGCTCTACGCGGACCCCTACGACAAGTTCGGTCAGCTCTCGTATGACATGTGGCGCGCGGTCCGGCTCGTGGTGGACACGGGCATGCACGTGAAGCGGTGGACGCGTCAGCAGGCGCTCGACTACTTCATGGAGAACGCGCCCCGGCAGGCGCTGGACATCACCAACGAGGTGGACCGCTACATCGCGTGGCCGGGGCAGGCGCTCGCCTACAAAGTGGGGCAGCTGCGGATTCGCGAGATGCGCACGCGCGCGGAGCAGACGCTGGGCGAGCGCTTCGACGTCCGTGAGTTCCACGACGTGGTGCTGCTCGGAGGCTCGCTGCCGCTGGACGTGCTCGAGCGCAAGGTCGACGCGTGGGTGGCGGGACACGGGCCCGCCGGGAAGTAG
- a CDS encoding DEAD/DEAH box helicase: MSAFAQLLEAVRKEARPGIWSNGVNLARAGAVVLQSKTDSDLELRVRSAGRPVPFTVALYPADDAWECDCPSRVDPCEHVVAAAISLQQAEREDAPMETAATRWSRVVYHFTRTGDGLQLKRTLAHADGREEALDGSLASYIAKPAQAATLQVEQSDLLADRILEQRRTRGALSPETLDALLKVLVQARNVLLDGRPVAIPDEVVVPRALVEERGGQYVVTVTRDERVSEVVSPGVARVGDALARLGETGMTGPWLQNLPIVRNYGPESLGELTSKVLPELGRRMPVDVRTRRVPAIDRELKPRILLELNQLDAGLSVLPTLVYGAPPTVRIDNGRMVYLRGAVPLRDEALEQRLVHNLREELNLVPGRRVTVAGPEMVRWADRLRRWGGDLAGDGASVVSPDVRLRPSLTVESAGDGQGVPEVRFTLEFQVEGGKGEARSVDAAAVVRAWTEGLGLVPLVGGGWAPLPRAWLDKHGQRVADLLAARQPDGRVSNHALPQLSQLCETLEQPPPPGLDRLAPLVEGFEKLPPPVLPEDLNASLRHYQQTGVSWLGFLKGAGLGGILADDMGLGKTLQTICVLGKGSLVVCPTSVLPNWVAELKRFRPSLKVCVYHGPGRALDPAADVTLTTYSILRLDAAVLGAKDWATLVLDEAQAIKNPESQVARSAFGLKAGFRLALSGTPLENRLDELWSLMHFTNPGLLGGRRQFEEKVSRPISDGNAGAAAELRRRIRPFVLRRLKRDVAPELPPRIESVMHVSLDERERSIYDAVMAATRTEVVALLNEGGSVLKALEALLRLRQAACHPALVPGQKATSSSKVETLVDALDTAVSEGHKALVFSQWTSLLDLIEPALKQKGIAFDRLDGTTQNRGEVTSRFQAEDGPPVLLMSLKAGGTGLNLTAADHVFLVDPWWNPAVEAQAADRAHRIGQERPVNVYRLVSQGTVEERILGLQDKKRSLMEAALSEAGGAAAITREDLLELFS, from the coding sequence ATGTCCGCATTCGCCCAGCTGCTCGAAGCCGTTCGGAAGGAAGCCCGCCCCGGAATCTGGTCCAACGGAGTGAATCTCGCCCGTGCCGGGGCGGTGGTGCTCCAATCGAAGACGGACAGTGACCTGGAGTTGAGGGTCCGCTCGGCGGGGCGGCCCGTTCCCTTCACGGTGGCCCTCTATCCGGCCGACGACGCGTGGGAATGTGACTGCCCCAGCCGCGTGGACCCGTGCGAGCACGTGGTCGCCGCCGCCATCTCCCTCCAGCAGGCCGAGCGAGAGGACGCTCCCATGGAGACGGCGGCCACGCGCTGGTCTCGCGTGGTCTACCACTTCACTCGCACGGGGGACGGCCTCCAGCTCAAGCGCACGCTGGCCCACGCGGACGGCAGGGAAGAGGCGCTGGACGGCAGCCTGGCCTCGTACATCGCCAAGCCCGCGCAGGCCGCGACGCTCCAGGTGGAGCAGTCCGACCTGCTGGCCGACCGCATCCTGGAGCAGCGGCGCACGCGCGGCGCGCTGTCGCCGGAGACGCTGGATGCGCTGCTCAAGGTGCTGGTGCAGGCGCGCAACGTGCTCCTCGACGGCCGCCCCGTCGCGATTCCCGATGAGGTCGTCGTGCCGCGTGCGCTCGTGGAGGAGCGCGGAGGGCAGTACGTGGTGACGGTGACGCGCGACGAGCGCGTCTCGGAGGTGGTGAGTCCGGGGGTCGCCCGCGTCGGAGACGCGCTCGCGCGGTTGGGTGAGACGGGCATGACGGGGCCGTGGCTCCAGAACCTCCCCATCGTCCGCAACTACGGCCCGGAGAGCCTGGGCGAGCTGACGTCCAAGGTGCTGCCCGAGCTGGGGCGGCGCATGCCCGTCGACGTGCGCACGCGCCGCGTGCCGGCCATCGACCGCGAGCTCAAGCCGCGCATCCTCCTGGAGCTGAACCAGCTGGACGCGGGCCTGTCGGTGCTGCCGACGCTGGTGTACGGCGCGCCTCCGACGGTGCGCATCGACAACGGGCGCATGGTGTACCTGCGCGGCGCGGTGCCGCTGCGCGACGAGGCGCTGGAGCAGCGGCTGGTGCACAACCTGCGCGAGGAGCTGAACCTGGTGCCCGGCCGGCGCGTGACGGTGGCGGGCCCGGAGATGGTGCGCTGGGCGGACCGGCTGCGGCGGTGGGGCGGGGACCTGGCGGGAGATGGCGCGTCGGTGGTGAGCCCCGATGTCCGCCTGCGCCCCTCGCTCACGGTGGAGTCGGCGGGAGACGGGCAGGGCGTGCCCGAGGTGCGCTTCACGCTGGAGTTCCAGGTGGAGGGGGGCAAGGGCGAGGCCCGCTCCGTGGACGCGGCGGCGGTGGTGCGCGCGTGGACGGAGGGGCTGGGACTGGTGCCGCTCGTGGGCGGTGGCTGGGCGCCGCTGCCGCGGGCGTGGTTGGACAAGCATGGCCAGCGCGTGGCGGACCTGCTGGCCGCGCGTCAGCCGGATGGGCGCGTGTCGAACCATGCGCTGCCGCAGCTGTCGCAGCTGTGCGAGACGCTGGAGCAGCCGCCTCCGCCGGGCCTGGACCGGCTGGCCCCGCTGGTGGAGGGCTTCGAGAAGCTCCCGCCTCCCGTGTTGCCGGAGGACCTCAACGCGTCGCTGCGCCACTACCAGCAGACGGGTGTGAGCTGGCTGGGCTTCCTCAAGGGCGCGGGGCTGGGCGGCATCCTCGCGGACGACATGGGCTTGGGAAAGACGCTCCAGACCATCTGTGTCCTGGGCAAGGGCTCGCTCGTCGTGTGCCCCACCAGCGTGCTGCCCAACTGGGTGGCGGAGCTCAAGCGCTTCCGGCCCTCGCTGAAGGTCTGCGTCTACCACGGCCCGGGCCGCGCGCTGGACCCGGCGGCGGACGTGACGCTGACCACGTATTCGATTCTGCGCCTGGACGCGGCGGTGCTGGGCGCGAAGGACTGGGCGACGCTGGTGCTGGACGAGGCGCAGGCCATCAAGAACCCCGAGAGCCAGGTGGCGCGCTCCGCGTTCGGACTCAAGGCGGGCTTCCGGCTGGCGCTCAGCGGTACGCCGCTGGAGAACCGCCTGGACGAGCTGTGGAGCCTGATGCACTTCACCAACCCGGGCCTGCTCGGCGGACGCCGTCAGTTCGAGGAGAAGGTGTCCCGGCCCATCTCGGACGGCAACGCGGGCGCCGCGGCGGAGCTGCGTCGACGCATCCGGCCCTTCGTGCTGCGCAGGCTCAAGCGCGACGTGGCGCCGGAGCTGCCGCCGCGCATCGAGTCGGTGATGCACGTGTCGCTGGATGAGCGCGAGCGCTCCATCTACGACGCGGTGATGGCGGCGACACGCACGGAGGTGGTGGCGCTGCTGAACGAGGGCGGCAGCGTGCTCAAGGCGCTGGAGGCGCTGCTCCGGCTGCGTCAGGCCGCGTGCCACCCGGCGCTCGTGCCCGGACAGAAGGCGACCAGCTCCTCGAAGGTGGAGACGCTGGTGGACGCGCTCGACACCGCGGTGTCGGAGGGACACAAGGCGCTCGTGTTCTCGCAGTGGACGTCGCTGCTGGACCTCATCGAGCCGGCGCTGAAGCAGAAGGGCATCGCCTTCGACCGGCTGGATGGCACCACGCAGAACCGGGGCGAGGTGACGTCGCGCTTCCAGGCGGAGGACGGGCCTCCGGTGCTGCTCATGTCGCTGAAGGCGGGCGGCACGGGCTTGAACCTCACGGCGGCGGACCACGTCTTCCTGGTGGACCCGTGGTGGAACCCGGCCGTGGAGGCGCAGGCCGCGGACCGCGCGCATCGCATCGGCCAGGAGCGGCCCGTCAACGTCTACCGGCTGGTGTCCCAGGGCACCGTCGAGGAGCGCATCCTGGGCCTCCAGGACAAGAAGCGCTCGCTGATGGAGGCCGCGCTGAGCGAGGCGGGCGGGGCCGCCGCCATCACCCGTGAAGACCTGCTGGAACTGTTCTCGTGA
- a CDS encoding P1 family peptidase: protein MHTHQRHLLCGVVVSLLLLPSLASAQAERPRARARTLGITFGGETGPNNAITDVPGVEVGHTTLISGEGRIERGKGPVRTGVTAVLPRGKKGVAEPVFASTYALNGNGEMTGTHWIQEGGHLQGPVMITNTNDVGAVREAVIAWAVEKDLAWDLGLPVVAETWDGMLHDIYGFHVKPPHAIQALESAKSGPVAEGSVGGGTGMVCHGFKGGIGTASRKLPESAGGYTLGVLVQCNYGSRRLFTVEGVPVGEELKGDMPCYLGAKKPDSPMMEWVPACGPTNKEGPAANPFEGAGSIIIVVGTDAPLLPHQLARIARRVPLAIAKMGGLGENYSGDIFLAFSTQSVPSPAKTNVATVSSLQNERLNPLFEATVQATQEAILNAMLASDTMTGADNIRVFGLPHDGLVKVMKKHGRLTAAPKPAPARKARP from the coding sequence ATGCACACACATCAACGACACCTGCTGTGCGGCGTGGTGGTTTCGCTGTTGTTGCTGCCATCGCTCGCCAGTGCGCAGGCCGAGCGGCCGAGGGCGCGCGCAAGGACCCTGGGCATCACCTTCGGAGGCGAGACGGGGCCGAACAACGCCATCACCGATGTGCCCGGTGTGGAAGTCGGCCACACGACGCTCATCTCAGGCGAGGGCCGCATCGAGCGCGGCAAGGGCCCCGTGCGCACCGGCGTCACGGCCGTGCTGCCCCGCGGCAAGAAGGGCGTCGCCGAGCCCGTGTTCGCGTCGACCTACGCCCTCAACGGCAACGGCGAGATGACCGGCACCCACTGGATTCAGGAGGGGGGTCACCTCCAGGGGCCGGTGATGATCACCAACACCAACGACGTCGGCGCGGTGCGCGAGGCCGTCATCGCCTGGGCGGTGGAGAAGGACCTCGCCTGGGACCTGGGGCTGCCCGTGGTCGCGGAGACGTGGGATGGGATGCTGCACGACATCTACGGCTTCCACGTCAAGCCGCCGCACGCCATCCAGGCGCTCGAGTCGGCGAAGTCGGGCCCCGTCGCGGAAGGCTCCGTGGGCGGAGGCACGGGCATGGTGTGCCACGGCTTCAAGGGCGGAATCGGAACCGCCTCGCGCAAGCTGCCGGAGTCCGCGGGCGGCTACACGCTGGGCGTGCTGGTGCAGTGCAACTACGGCTCACGCCGCCTCTTCACCGTCGAGGGCGTCCCCGTGGGCGAGGAGCTGAAGGGCGACATGCCGTGCTACCTCGGCGCGAAGAAGCCGGACAGCCCGATGATGGAGTGGGTCCCCGCCTGCGGCCCCACGAACAAGGAGGGCCCCGCGGCCAATCCGTTCGAGGGTGCGGGCTCCATCATCATCGTCGTCGGGACGGATGCACCGCTGCTGCCACACCAGCTCGCGCGCATCGCCCGCCGTGTCCCGCTGGCCATCGCGAAGATGGGCGGACTCGGCGAGAACTACTCGGGAGACATCTTCCTCGCGTTCTCCACCCAGAGCGTCCCGTCGCCAGCGAAGACGAACGTCGCGACCGTGTCGTCCCTCCAGAATGAGCGCCTCAATCCCCTCTTCGAGGCGACCGTGCAGGCCACGCAGGAGGCCATCCTCAACGCGATGCTCGCGTCCGACACCATGACGGGCGCGGACAACATCCGCGTCTTCGGCCTGCCTCATGACGGACTGGTGAAGGTCATGAAGAAGCACGGCCGGCTCACGGCGGCCCCCAAGCCGGCACCGGCTCGGAAGGCTCGTCCATGA
- a CDS encoding membrane dipeptidase: MSGRLWSRGALALVPLALGLACGPVQEGEAPAPVEPTTDTAQPLAAPGFAELHHHMFAEEAFGGGWFHGSYTGALADCDGGLPESDHARVRMDLSNMLNLCPNTGGVDLSGNPILKALFGVGGAVGSEFIGKIEGTEGDTGLHLGRSKLNTQWPRWDTIAHQQAWEGWLRQAHQGGMSLVMVSLVSNEFLCKALPYQNISRPCDEMADVEVQLQMARDFDARNDWVEIALSPAHARSIIASGKLAMVLSIEVSKLFGTKNWSTELDRLHALGVRSLQPVHQLDNRFGGAALHNAIFQAAQFLENCHIDTDCGVTTSTMTLGFDVYRDAAGNCRNTKGLTADGKALVQAMMNKGMLIDVAHLSERGLQDAFTLAQANTYYPLVISHGHFREVMNPKLADDEKTTPAWVVRYLRQTGGIFGLRTAHDEARTYTKSGVANNCHGSSRSLAQAYEFGRQGLKVPMAFGADLNGFIQQTRPRFGDHGACSATFQAEADAHARQQDVAGPARLGTGFDEYGLAHVGYLPDLLKDLGRVGANTTALSGSAEAFLKVWERAVNPRTGMADAAADIDTSGVATYVDKGTREAQYPQLCGQSYAPDSKVVGESCRFKEECISDACTASGCNSVGTCICDEEADCASTQYCGWGLNSGKCQPKKARGAACLYGKECLSGTCRWTLTCG, encoded by the coding sequence ATGTCTGGTCGTCTGTGGAGCCGGGGTGCCCTGGCTCTTGTCCCTCTCGCGTTGGGGTTGGCGTGTGGTCCTGTCCAGGAGGGCGAGGCCCCCGCGCCCGTCGAGCCCACCACGGACACCGCGCAGCCGCTGGCCGCGCCTGGGTTCGCGGAGCTGCACCACCACATGTTCGCGGAGGAGGCGTTTGGTGGCGGCTGGTTTCACGGCAGCTACACCGGCGCGCTGGCGGACTGTGACGGCGGCCTGCCCGAGAGCGACCACGCCCGGGTCCGGATGGACCTGAGCAACATGCTCAATCTCTGTCCCAACACGGGCGGCGTGGACCTGAGCGGCAATCCCATCCTGAAGGCGCTCTTCGGCGTGGGCGGCGCGGTGGGCTCGGAGTTCATCGGCAAGATTGAGGGCACGGAGGGCGACACGGGGCTCCACCTGGGCCGCAGCAAGCTCAACACGCAGTGGCCGCGCTGGGACACCATCGCGCATCAGCAGGCGTGGGAAGGGTGGCTGCGCCAGGCGCACCAGGGCGGCATGTCCCTGGTCATGGTGTCGCTGGTCAGCAACGAGTTCCTCTGCAAGGCGCTGCCGTACCAGAACATCTCCCGCCCGTGTGACGAGATGGCGGACGTGGAGGTCCAGCTCCAGATGGCGCGTGACTTCGACGCGCGCAATGACTGGGTGGAGATTGCCCTGTCGCCCGCGCATGCGCGCAGCATCATCGCGTCCGGCAAGCTGGCCATGGTGCTCTCCATCGAGGTGAGCAAGCTGTTCGGCACGAAGAACTGGAGCACGGAGCTGGACCGCCTCCACGCCCTGGGCGTGCGCTCGCTCCAGCCGGTGCACCAGCTGGACAACCGCTTCGGCGGCGCGGCGCTGCACAACGCCATCTTCCAGGCGGCGCAGTTCCTGGAGAACTGTCACATCGACACGGACTGCGGCGTGACGACGAGCACCATGACGCTGGGCTTCGACGTGTATCGCGACGCGGCCGGCAACTGCCGCAACACCAAGGGCCTCACCGCGGATGGCAAGGCGCTGGTCCAGGCGATGATGAACAAGGGGATGCTCATCGACGTGGCGCACCTGTCCGAGCGCGGCCTCCAGGACGCCTTCACGCTGGCCCAGGCGAACACCTACTACCCGCTGGTCATCTCGCACGGCCACTTCCGCGAAGTGATGAACCCGAAGCTGGCCGACGACGAGAAGACGACCCCCGCGTGGGTGGTCCGCTACCTGCGGCAGACGGGCGGCATCTTCGGCCTGCGCACGGCGCATGACGAGGCGCGCACGTACACGAAGTCCGGCGTGGCCAACAACTGCCACGGCTCCTCGCGATCGCTGGCGCAGGCGTACGAGTTCGGCCGCCAGGGCCTGAAGGTGCCCATGGCGTTCGGCGCGGACCTCAACGGCTTCATCCAGCAGACGCGTCCGCGCTTCGGCGACCACGGCGCGTGCTCGGCGACGTTCCAGGCGGAGGCGGATGCGCACGCGCGTCAGCAGGACGTCGCGGGGCCGGCGCGACTGGGCACGGGCTTCGACGAGTACGGCCTGGCGCACGTGGGCTACCTGCCGGACCTGCTGAAGGACCTGGGCCGCGTGGGCGCGAACACCACCGCCCTGTCGGGCTCCGCGGAGGCCTTCCTGAAGGTGTGGGAGCGCGCCGTCAACCCGCGCACGGGCATGGCGGACGCGGCGGCGGACATCGACACCTCGGGCGTGGCCACGTACGTGGACAAGGGCACGCGTGAGGCCCAGTACCCGCAGCTCTGCGGCCAGAGCTATGCCCCGGACTCCAAGGTGGTGGGCGAGTCCTGCCGCTTCAAGGAGGAGTGCATCAGCGACGCGTGCACCGCGTCGGGCTGCAACAGCGTGGGCACGTGCATCTGCGATGAGGAGGCCGACTGCGCGAGCACCCAGTACTGTGGTTGGGGGCTCAACAGCGGCAAGTGCCAGCCGAAGAAGGCCCGGGGGGCGGCTTGCCTGTATGGCAAGGAGTGCCTGTCCGGTACCTGCCGCTGGACGCTGACCTGCGGCTGA
- a CDS encoding 3' terminal RNA ribose 2'-O-methyltransferase Hen1, producing the protein MLLTLSTTYAPATDLGYLLHKSPHRPQSVELSFGTAHVFYPEATAERCTVALWVEVDPVALVRSRQQSSGSSQTLEQYVNDRPYAASSFLSVALARCFGAALSGRSRERPELARRPLPLQARISVLPCRGGEGLLRRLFEPLGYTVTAKNHPLDATVPEWGDSRYFTVTLEADKPLGALLSHLYVLMPVLDNDKHYWVEEAEIDKLLRHGGQWLAEHPEREVIARRYLRNQSSLAREALSRLMEGEAPTEPAEGPAMQDAVAEPPPRIVSLDEQRRDAVLAVLMEHGATSVVDVGCGEGKLLRELLKERCFTRITGMDVSIRSLEIASERLRLERLPELQRQRIQLLHGSLLYRDARLSGYDAATVVEVVEHLDPPRLAAFERTLFEWARPGLVVLTTPNAEYNVRFTGGLTEEGFRHGDHRFEWTRAQFEAWARTQAERFGYRVRMAPVGTVDEEVGAPTQMAVFTR; encoded by the coding sequence ATGCTCCTGACACTCTCCACCACCTACGCACCCGCGACCGACCTGGGCTACCTGCTGCACAAGAGCCCCCACCGGCCTCAATCCGTGGAGCTGTCCTTCGGCACCGCCCACGTCTTCTATCCGGAGGCCACCGCTGAGCGCTGCACCGTGGCGCTCTGGGTGGAGGTGGATCCGGTGGCCCTGGTCCGCTCGCGCCAGCAGTCCTCCGGGAGCAGCCAGACCCTGGAGCAATACGTCAACGACCGTCCCTATGCCGCGTCGTCGTTCCTGAGCGTGGCCCTGGCGCGGTGCTTCGGCGCGGCGCTGTCCGGACGCAGCCGTGAGCGGCCGGAGCTGGCGCGGCGGCCCCTGCCGCTCCAGGCGCGCATCTCCGTCCTGCCCTGTCGTGGCGGAGAGGGCCTCCTGCGACGTCTCTTCGAGCCCCTGGGCTACACCGTCACCGCGAAGAACCATCCCCTGGACGCGACGGTCCCGGAGTGGGGCGACAGCCGCTACTTCACCGTGACGCTGGAGGCGGACAAGCCGCTGGGGGCGCTGCTCAGCCACCTCTACGTGCTCATGCCCGTGCTGGACAACGACAAGCACTACTGGGTGGAGGAGGCGGAGATCGACAAGCTGCTGCGCCATGGCGGGCAGTGGCTGGCCGAGCACCCGGAGCGCGAGGTCATCGCCCGGCGCTACCTGCGCAACCAGAGCAGCCTCGCGCGAGAGGCCCTGTCCCGGTTGATGGAGGGCGAGGCCCCCACGGAGCCGGCGGAGGGCCCCGCGATGCAAGACGCGGTGGCCGAGCCGCCTCCGCGCATCGTGAGCCTGGACGAGCAGCGGCGCGACGCGGTGCTCGCGGTCTTGATGGAGCACGGCGCGACGAGTGTCGTGGACGTGGGGTGTGGCGAGGGCAAGCTGCTGCGGGAGCTCCTCAAGGAGCGCTGCTTCACGCGCATCACCGGCATGGATGTCTCCATCCGCTCGCTGGAGATCGCCAGCGAGCGCTTGCGGCTGGAGCGCCTGCCGGAGCTTCAGCGTCAGCGCATCCAGCTGCTGCACGGCTCGCTGCTGTACCGCGATGCACGACTGTCCGGGTACGACGCCGCGACGGTGGTGGAGGTCGTGGAGCACCTGGACCCGCCCCGGCTGGCGGCGTTCGAGCGCACGTTGTTCGAGTGGGCCCGTCCAGGGCTCGTGGTCCTGACGACTCCGAACGCCGAGTACAACGTCCGCTTCACGGGCGGGTTGACCGAGGAGGGGTTCCGTCACGGCGACCACCGCTTCGAGTGGACGCGCGCGCAGTTCGAGGCCTGGGCGCGGACGCAGGCCGAGCGCTTCGGCTACCGCGTGCGCATGGCTCCGGTGGGAACGGTGGATGAAGAGGTCGGTGCTCCGACCCAGATGGCGGTGTTCACGCGATGA